A genome region from Bufo gargarizans isolate SCDJY-AF-19 chromosome 2, ASM1485885v1, whole genome shotgun sequence includes the following:
- the TDG gene encoding G/T mismatch-specific thymine DNA glycosylase codes for MEAQDTGSYYNLQPAQAFYAYPFHQMMNAPSNLDLGNEQRTLHTLTGVPAHELQSYSGMPANEPQVLHTLTGVPPIEPINMHVSMGVPDIAQENLQEEPTKGKRKRGRAQGEPKPKKSAEKPPKAPKTPKAPKSGKQEKITDTFKVKRKVDRFNGVSEAEILTKTLPDILTFNLDIVIIGINPGLMAAHKGHHYPGPGNHFWKCLFLSGLSDKQLNHLDDLVLPEKYGIGFTNMVERTTPGSKDLSSKEFREGGRILVQKLQKYKPRIAVFNGKCIYEIFSKEIFGVKIKKFEFGIQPHRVPETDTICYVMPSSSARCAQFPRAQDKVHHYIKLKDLRDQLKGIENAREIQEVQYSFDLQLAQADAKRQAVKEEKYDPGYDAAAFGNVAEETPNAEGGTSDLPDPTAPCNPELAGHSQNGQWMPPPFPEHMPPFSQSEGQQQENSSV; via the exons TTACTACAACCTGCAGCCAGCCCAGGCATTCTATGCCTATCCGTTCCATCAAATGATGAATGCTCCATCAAATTTGGATCTGGGCAATGAACAGAGGACTCTGCACACCCTTACTGGAGTCCCAGCCCATGAGCTCCAGTCTTATTCTGGTATGCCAGCTAATGAGCCACAGGTTCTGCACACACTGACAGGTGTGCCACCCATCGAACCCATTAATATGCACGTGTCAATGGGGGTTCCAGACATTGCTCAGGAAAATCTGCAAG aaGAACCTACCAAAGGAAAAAGAAAGAGAGGCAGAGCTCAAGGTGAACCCAAACCTAAGAAGTCAGCTGAAAAGCCCCCTAAGGCACCTAAAACCCCTAAAGCCCCTAAATCGGGAAAGCAAGAGAAGATCACAGACACTTTCAAGGTGAAGAGGAAAGTGGATAGATTCAACGGTGTCTCTGAAGCTGAGATCCTAACTAAAACCTTGCCAGATATCCTAACATTTAACTTGGACATAGTTATA ATCGGAATCAACCCAGGTCTTATGGCAGCACATAAAGGTCACCACTACCCAGGCCCTGGAAACCACTTCT GGAAGTGCCTTTTCCTATCAGGGCTCAGTGATAAGCAGCTGAACCACTTAGATGATCTCGTACTTCCTGAGAAGTATGGCATTGgcttcactaacatggtggagagaacTACTCCAGGGAGCAAGGACCTCTCCAG TAAAGAGTTCCGTGAAGGAGGAAGAATCCTGGTACAAAAGCTGCAGAAATACAAACCACGGATAGCTGTTTTTAATGGAAAAT GTATATATGAAATTTTTAGCAAAGAAATTTTTGGTGTCAAGATTAAAAAGTTTGAATTTGGAATCCAACCACACAGAGTTCCAGAGACAGACACA ATTTGTTATGTCATGCCTTCGTCAAGTGCCCGCTGTGCACAGTTTCCTCGAGCTCAAGACAAGGTTCATCACTATATCAAATTAAAAGATTTGAGAGACCAACTGAAGGGTATTGAGAATGCCAGGGAAATTCAAGAGGTGCAATACTCGTTCGACTTGCAATTGGCTCAAG CGGATGCGAAGAGGCAGGCTGTCAAGGAGGAGAAGTATGATCCTGGGTATGATGCTGCAGCTTTTGGGAATGTCGCGGAAGAGACACCTAATGCAGAGGGTGGAACCAGTGACTTGCCAGACCCTACAG CACCCTGTAATCCGGAGTTAGCTGGACATTCTCAGAATGGACAATGGATGCCTCCGCCCTTTCCTGAACATATGCCTCCATTTAGTCAGAGTGAAGGCCAGCAGCAAGAAAACAGCAGCGTTTGA